A genome region from Carassius gibelio isolate Cgi1373 ecotype wild population from Czech Republic chromosome A23, carGib1.2-hapl.c, whole genome shotgun sequence includes the following:
- the LOC127944868 gene encoding uncharacterized protein LOC127944868, with translation MSNLGFHITDRAQEVMDGPVDGTKLILRLKLDLLEALTGDPDFLLQHCHASGILSNNEYNNIKDMNMCSRQVRDILDYVIHKDNKHALKFLKLLKTQDMQETFPKLQFLQKLQINKRKTPKNTETTAKRRQEMLENNVWQEQHHIISTRMVSEREMMMVAGCIGNSWREVGILALDMNTTTLQQIEEDNSQHKMRVFTMLRKWSIREREQATAARLHSLLTQEDSGIDTLKINFLLDNN, from the exons ATGTCAAATCTAGGTTTTCACATCACTGACCGAGCACAAGAGGTGATGGATGGGCCAGTAGATGGCACCAAGCTCATTCTGAGACTCAAGCTAGATCTCCTGGAAGCTCTGACGGGAGATCCAGACTTTCTGCTTCAGCATTGCCATGCCAGTGGCATACTGTCCAACAATGAGTACAACAACATCAAAGACATGAACATGTGTTCAAGGCAGGTACGGGACATCTTGGATTATGTTATTCACAAAGACAACAAGCATGCTCTGAAATTCCTGAAGTTGCTGAAAACACAAGACATGCAAGAGACATTTCCTAAACTACAGTTCCTTCAAAAGCTGCAAATCAACAAACGCAAGACACCAAAAAACACGG AGACGACAGCAAAAAGACGGCAGGAGATGTTGGAAAACAATGTATGGCAGGAGCAGCATCATATCATCA GCACTAGGATGGTGAGCGAGAGGGAGATGATGATGGTGGCTGGCTGCATCGGGAACAGCTGGAGGGAGGTGGGCATTCTGGCACTGGATATGAACACCACCACTCTTCAGCAGATAGAGGAGGACAACAGCCAACACAAAATGCGGGTTTTCACCATGCTGCGAAAATGGAGCATACGTGAGAGGGAACAAGCCACCGCAGCTCGTCTCCATTCCCTACTAACCCAAGAGGACAGCGGCATAGACACTCTGAAAATCAACTTCCTGTTGGACAACAACTGA